The genome window TCATCGGCGGGATGATCCTGCTGGGGCTCTTCGCGCTCTTGATCTGGCGCGTGCTCAGCATCGGCTGGGGAGCGCGGGACGCGTTCGGAGCGAACATCGCCGCGGGCCTCGCGAGCCTGCTCCTGTTCCAGATCACGGTGAACATCGGCATGGTGACGGGGATCATGCCCGTGACCGGCATCCCGCTGCCGTTCATCACCTACGGAGGCTCTTCGATGATCTCGTTACTGTTCGCGATGGGCCTCCTCCAGTCGGTCCGCGTGCACTCCTGGAAGCCGACCTTCTGACCGCGCGGTACCATCGCGGCACCGATGATCACTAGAAGCACCGATCAGCCTCGCCAGCGCTGGCAGATCCTGTTCGCTCGCCGCCACCCCGCCCTGCGAATCCGGCAGGCGGAGCTCCTCACCGAATTCGAGCGCGCGTTTCGCGAGGCCGGCCTCCCGCTGGCAACGTCCAACGCGCAGCATCCGCGACCCAGGCTGAAGTTCGCCGCCAACCTGCCGGTCGGCATCGAGCTGCGCGGGGAGGTGCTGGAGGCGTATTTCGACGACCTGGTGCCGATCGACCGGATCCAGGCCGCCGCAGAGCTGCTCCCCGAGGGGATCGAGGTGGTCGACGCGCGCGAGGTGTGGCACGGCTTCCCGTCAGCCGCGTCCCAGCTGCGAGCCGCTGAGTACGAGGTGGAGGTCCGCAACGGGCCGGAGCTGACCAGCGATGCCCTGCGCGGAGCAGTGGTCAGGCTCCTGGCTGCTCGTCAGCTTCCCGGAATGCGGCGGAGAGGTGAGAGCGAGCGGCGCGCCGATGCGGGGCCTCGCGACCTTCGCCCGCTCCTGGAGGACGCGGAGGTGCTGGAGGTGGACGAGGAGGCGCATCGGGGCAAGCTGCGGCTGGTGCTGCGCCTCGATGCGAGTGGTGCCGGCAGGCCGGAGGACGTCGTGGGTGCCCTCGACCTGCCCCTGCGTGCAGGCCCGGCTGTCCGCACGCGCCTCCTCTTCGTTGACACTCCCCCGATCGCCCGGTAGACTCGCCGTCCCCCGGCGTATCGTCTGGCCGCTTCGCCGTGCGTGGGTCGGCTTCGGTCGGCCCGTCGGTTGCAGTCCATTTCAGAGCTCCCCGGGAGATGATCATGTACGCCGTCCTCAGCAGCGGCGGAAAGCAATATCGGGTCGAGGCCGGCACCACGCTCATGCTCGAGCGTCTTGACGGCAGACCCGGCGAGGCCGGCGCCAAGGTCACCTTCGATCGCGTTCTGCTCATCGGCGATGGCGACGACGTCACGATCGGGACGCCAACCGTGGCGGGCGCCTCGGTGAGCGCGACGGTCCTGGGCGAGGCGCTGGGACCCAAGCTGGTCATCTTCAAGTTCAAGCAGAAGGTCAAGTACCGTCGGCGCACCGGGCACCGGCAGCACATGACACGTGTTCGGATCGACACGATCAACCCGACGGCGGTCAGGAAGCCGACCGCGAAGGCCGATGCGAGCGAGGCCCCGATGAAGGCCGGGGACGTCGCGGAGAAGCCCGCGGCGCGGACGGCGAGGCCGAGGACGAGGAAGGTGGCGGTGGCCGAGCCCGCAGTTGAGAAGGCGGCCGAGAAGCCGAAGGCTCGCCGAGCGGCGAAGCCCAAGCCGAAGGCAGAGGAGTAACGACTGATGGCACACAAGAAGGCAGGCAGCTCAAGCCGAAACGGTCGCGACTCTGCCGGGCAGCGGCTCGGCGTCAAGCGCGGCGACGGCCAGCAGGTCAACGCTGGCACGATCATCGTTCGCCAGCGGGGGAGTACATTCAATCCGGGGGAGAACGTGGGCATGGGGCGCGACTACACCCTGTTCGCCACAAGCGAGGGGACCGTCAAGTTCAGCCACGCGACGCGTAGGAAGAAGCGCGTCAGCGTCATCAGTTCAGAAACAACAGCGGCCTAGGCGGCCGCGGGATCCCAGGAGCCAAGCCATGAAGGCCGACATTCATCCGCAGTACCATCAGGCGCAGGTTCACTGCGTCTGCGGGACCACGTTCACGGTCGGCTCGACCGTGGAGTCGATCCGAGTCGAGGTCTGCGCCAATTGCCACCCGTTCTACACCGGTACCCAGAACATCGTCGACACCGCCGGCCAGGTCGAGCGGTTCCAGCGACGCATGGAGCGATCGCAGCGCGAGTCGTGACGTGCGCCGCCACCTGACCGGGTGGCGGTGGCGCCTCGCCCCCCATCTCCTGTTTCTGGTCCCCGAGCTGCTGGCCGCCGCCGGCCCGTTCGTGATCACCTCGATCGCGCGCGCCGGTGAGCGGCCTCGTTTCCGGATGCCCGACTTCTTCTATGGCGGGCAGGCTCTGATCGAGGGGGTCATGATGCGCGGCCGCACGACCGTGGCCATGAGCGTCCGACCGCCCTCCGGCGAGATCCGGACCTACAGTGAGCCACTCCCCGGGGCGATGGCTCGCGGCAGGTGGGTCAAGGTGCCATTCGCCCGTGGCGTCCTGGTCCTCTACGAGGCGCTGGTGATCGGCACGCGCATGCTGATGCGCTCGGCGGCGATCGCGGCCGAGGGCGAGGACATCCAGATCGGGAAGGGCACCATGGCCGTGACGATGGTGATCTCGATCGGGTTCGCGATTGGCCTCTTCTTCGTCCTGCCGCTCTTCCTTTCGACCTTCGCGGAGCGAGCCACGACCAGCGACCTGCTCGCCAACCTGGCCGAGGGGGGAATTCGCCTGGCCGTGTTCGTCGCCTACATCTGGCTGATCGGGCGCATGGCCGAGGTTCGTCGCGTGTTCGCCTATCACGGGGCGGAGCACAAGGCCATCAGCGCCCACGAGGCTCAGCGTCCGCTGACGCCCGGGGAGGTCGATCGCTTCAGCACGGCCCACACGCGCTGCGGCACGACCTTCCTGCTGATCGTGGTGGTCATCAGCATCTTCTTCTTCGGCCTTATCCCCCGGGCCGGCGTACCGCTCCCGCTCCTCTTCCTGTCGCGGATCGTGCTGGTCCCCTTCATTGCCGCCTTCGCCTACGAGCTCGTGCGATTCGGGGCGAGCCACTATGGCAACCGCGTTGTCCGCGCCATCTACGCCCCCGGCCTCTGGCTGCAGGCGCTCACCACCCGACCCCCGGACCACAGCATGCTGGAGGTGAGCATCGCGTCGCTCGAATCATGCCTGGCGTCGGATCGCGAGGCGGCGCTTCCGGCGAACCCGTGATCGATCGACTGCGCCAGATCGAGTCGACCTACGACGCGGTCGTCGCGGAGATGGCGACGCCGGCGGCGGCCAGCGACCCGGCACGCCTGCAGGCGCTGGGTCGAGAGCTCTCCCGCCTGGAGCCGGTGGTGGAGGCGATCCGCGCCTGGTCCGCGGTCCGGGATGAGCTGGAGGCGACGCGGTCGATGGCGCATGACCCCGACGAGGAGGTGCGCGCCATGGCGCGCGAGGAGCTGGCCGCGCTCGAGGCTCGTGAGCAGGTCATCGACCAGGACCTGCGCCGGCTGCTGGTCCCGCGCGACCCGAATGACGATCGAGACGTGATCCTGGAGGTCCGCGCCGGGACCGGCGGCGACGAGGCCGCCCTGTTTGCCGGCGACCTGTACCGCATGTACGCCCGCTATGCCGAGCGGAGGCGCTGGAAGTTCGACCTGATCTCCGTCAGCGAGGGCGGCGGCGGCGGGGTGAAGGAGGCGATCGCCGAGATCGCCGGCCAGGGGGCCTACTCGCGCCTGAAGTTCGAGAGCGGCGTGCACCGCGTGCAGCGGGTGCCGACAACCGAGGCGGCGGGCCGGATCCACACGTCGACCGCAACCGTCAGCATCCTGCCTGAGGCCGATGAGGTCGAGATCCAGATCCCTGACAAGGACCTCCGGATTGACGTCTACCGATCGAGCGGGCCGGGCGGGCAGAGCGTCAACACCACCGACAGCGCGGTGCGCATCACGCACCTGCCGAGCGGGCTGGTGGTGGCCATCCAGGATGAGAAGAGCCAGCACAAGAACAAGGCCAAGGCGCTGGCCGTCCTCCGCGCTCGGCTGCTGGAACTGGAGCAGTCAAGGCAGGCCGAGGAACGCGGCGACCAGCGCCGGTCCCAGGTGGGCAGCGGTGAGCGCGCCGAGAAGATCCGCACCTACAACTTTCCCGACGACCGGGTCACCGACCATCGCGTCGGTGTCACCGTGCACAACCTGCCCGGCCTGCTCGAGGGTGATCTCGACCGGTTGATCGAGCCACTGGCTGAGGCCGATCAGGCCGCGCGCCTCGCGCGGATCGGCGCCGATGACACCCTCTGAGTCAGTGGCGGGAGCGGTGCTGCCCCAGGCCAGCGCCGGCCGCCTCGTGGCGGCAACCGCGTTCTCGCTGCGAGCCGCCGGGATTCCCTCGCCGCGCCTGGATGCCGAGCTCCTGGTTGGACATGCCTTCGGCCGCGATCGCGCCTGGCTGCATGCCCACCCCGACGCCGAGCTGGGCCCACGAGAAGCCAGCCTGCTGGCAGGATGGATCGAGCGGCGTGCTGCAGGCGAGCCGATTGCCTATATCCGCGGCTTCAAGGAATGGCTCTCGCTGCGAATCGCGACCGACGCCCGAGCCCTCATTCCGCGTCCGGAGACGGAGCTGCTGGTCGAGGCCGCCATCGGCGAGATCGCCGCGCATCTGGTCCGAGGCGAGGAGACGGTGCAGGCCTGGGAGGTGGCGACCGGGAGTGGTGCGGTCGCCCTCGCCATCGCGCTGCGCTTCCGAACCGCTATCGCGCTCGGGCGGCTTCGCCTCGCGGCCAGCGACCTGTCGGCAGAGGCGCTCGAGCTCGCCTCGGAGAACCTGGCAGCGCACGGGGTGGGAGGCACGGTGACGCTCGCGTGCGGCGACCTGCTCGAGCCGGCGGCGTTGCGCGATGGTCGGGCCGACCTGCTCATCGCCAACCTGCCGTACCTGACCAGCGCCCAGGTCGAGACCGGCAAGGGCTCGCTCGCCTGGGAGCCGCGGCGCGCCCTCGACGGTGGAGTCGATGGCCTCGACCTGCTGCGGCGGCTCATCAACGATCTCCCCACAGCCATCGCCTCCGACGGGGCGGCGCTGCTGGAGATCGGGGAGGGACAGGCTGCGCCCGTCCGCGAGATGCTGGCGGCGCTCCCGTCGAGGACCTCGGTCACCACCCTGCTGGACCTCGCGGGCATCGAGCGAGTCGTCCGCGTGGCGTTCGTCTGACTGATGGCCGATCGGCTGACGGGCGACCAGGCTGGCATCGCCCGCGCGGCGGAGCTGCTGCGGGCGGGGGAGCTGGTCGCATTCCCGACAGACACCGTGTACGGCATCGGCTGCCGGATCGGAGACCCCGCCGCGCTGGCGCGCATCTTCACCGCCAAGCGGCGTGACCCGGAGAAGGCCATCCCATGGCTGGTGGCGTCCCGCGCCGAGGTGGCCGGGTCGGGGTTCCGGGTCGACGATCGCGCACTCCAGCTCGCCGAGCGCTTCTGGCCCGGCGCCCTGACCCTGGTGCTCCCGGCGGTGGACGGGGGCGCAACGCAGGCCTTCCGGGTTCCGGCGCACGACGTGGCGCTCTCACTCCTGGCGGCAACCGGACCGATGGCCGTGACCAGCGCCAACCGATCGGGCGAGCCGGAGACCCTCGATGCGGACGACGTGGCCATCGCGTTCGCCGATTCGGAGGAGCCGTCCGCCATCCTCGATGGGGGACGGGTGCCGGGCGGGGTGGCCTCGTCGGTGCTGGACCTGAGCGGCCCCGTGGCGCGGATGTTGCGCGAGGGTGCCGTGTCCCGCGCCGAGGTCGAGGGGCTGATCGGGCCGATAGACTAGCGGCGCCATGCGCGTCGCCATCGGCTCCGACCATGCCGGCTTCGCCCTCAAGGGTGAGCTCTGCAGCCTGCTCGACGAGCTGCGGGTCGAGTACCGCGACTTCGGGACCTTCTCCGCCGATGCCGTCGACTACCCCGATTTCGTGGCACCGGTGGCCAGGGCCGTCTCCCGCGGCGACTACGAGCTGGGGATCGTCATTGGCGGAAGCGGGACCGGCGAGGCGATCGTCGCCAACAAGGTGCGCGGCATCCGCTGCGTCCAGGCCACCAACCCCGTGGTTGCCCGCCTGGCGCGCGAGCATAACGACGCGAACGTGATCGCCTTCGGCGCTCGCATCATCGGCACCGAGGTGGCCAAGGCCTGCCTCCGCGAGTTCCTGTCAAGCCAGTTCGCGGGTGGTCGCCACATCGCTCGGCTGGAGAAGCTGGCGAAGATCGAGGCGGAGGAGGCGGGGCGCTGAGCCTTGCCCTCGACGATCGCGATCGGTCGATCCTGTCCGGTGCGGCCGGAGACGGCGCCGCCCTGGCGATGCGCCTGGTGGTGCGAACGGCCGAGGTCCTGGGTGCCGAGCGCCTGATCCCGATCACGCGGGCCCACGTCGATTCCTGCCTGTACCACGGCGAGGCGACGATCGACTTCGCGGAGCGGCTGATTCACGGCGGCGCCCAGGTGACCGTCCCGACCACGCTGAACGTCGGCGGGGTCGACCTGCTGCACCCGGAGCTGTGGCGCGGCGATCCGGTGATCGCTGAACGCGGGCGTCTGCTGATGGGCCATTACCGGTCGCTCGGCTGCCAGCCAACCTATACCTGCGCTCCCTACCAGCTGGCCGATGCGCGGCCGTCGTTCGGCGAGCAGGTGGCATGGGCCGAGTCGAACGCCATCGTCTTCTGCAACAGCGTGCTGGGTGCGCGGACGGAGCGTTACGGCGACTTCACCGATATCGCCTGCGCGATCACCGGCCGGGTCCCCGATGCCGGCCTCCACCGAACCGACGCCCGGCGTGCCGTGCTGGTCCTGCGGCTCGGGCCGGATGTCCCTGCCGCCCTGCTGGAGGACGACTCCCTCTACCCGGTGCTCGGGATCGTCCTCGGCAGGCGGGCGGGGAGTCGGGTGGGGGTCGTCGCCGGCCTGCCGTCCGGCCTTTCGGAGGAGCGATTGAAGGCCCTCGGCGCGGCCGCCGCCTCATCGGGCGCGGTCGCGATGTTCCACGCCATCGGCTCGACACCCGAGGCGCCGACCCTGGATGCGGCGCTCCAGGGCCGTGAGCCGGAGGAGGTCTTGCAGGTCGGCATGGCCGAGCTGCGCAGCGCGCATGACGAGCTCACGACCGCGCAGGGCGGTGCCCCGCCCGAAACGCCGATCGGCACTGTCTCGCTCGGAACCCCGCACGCGTCGCTGGGCGAGCTGCGCGCGGTGGAGCGCGAGCTGGCGGGTGCCCGTCCCGCGCCCGGCGTCGAGCTGCTGGTGTCCACCGCGCGGACGCTCCTGGCGGAAGCGGAGGGGGAGGGCCTCGCCGGGCGTCTCCGCTCGCTGGGGGTCGAGCTGCTGGTCGATACGTGCAGCTACATCGCGCCGATCCTGCGCCCGAGCCCGCTGCCCGCGATGACCGATTCGGGGAAGTGGGCCTTCTACGCGCCGGGCAACATCGGCGTCGAGGTCGTCTTCGGCTCACTGAGGGAGTGCGTGCGCTCTGCCGTGGAGGGCCGCGTCTGGCGGGATGCTGATGTGTGGGGCACGGCATGAAGGGCATGGTCCTGGCCGATGGCGCCGCCCGTGGCCAGGCGCTCGTCCTTGATGAGCCGCTCTCCTTCTGGGGCGGGGTCGACCCGGCGAGCGGCGCGATCATCGACGTCCGGCATCCGCAGCTCGGCATCTCGCTCAAGGGCCGTGTGCTGGTGATGAGCTCGGTCCGCGGCTCCTCCTCTTCCTCGTCGGTGCTGGCCGAGACCGTCCGAGCCGGCTGCGCTCCTGCCGCAATCCTGCTGGGGGAGCCTGACCTGATCCTGGCGGTCGGTGCGGCGGTCGCCGAGGAGCTCTACGGCATCCGCGTGCCCGTCCTCCAGCTCCAGCTGGCGGACCTGGGAGCCATTCCGGGTGGCGCGGCGGTCTCCATCGGCGAGGGCGGCGAGGTCACGCTCGGCTGACACGCTTGCGGGACCTCGATCTCGAGCCGCCGACCGACATCTCGTTCAGGATCCGTCGGGGGACCCCGACTACATCGAGCCGCTGCTGGCCATGATCTCGACCGGACTCATGAAGTCGCCTGCCTACGCGATCACGCTGCCCGAGCGCTTCACCGACCTTCCTCGCGACTACGCCGAAGAGCTGGCCAACCCCTCCGCGCGCTACTGGTTGGCAGAGGAGGATGGCCGAGCCATCGGCCCCGCGGGACTCGCCCCGTCGGATCCCGGCGTGATGGTCCCCGAGGGTGCGTGGTACCTGGAGGACGCCAAGACGGACCCGGCGGCTCGTGGCCGCGGCGTGGCCCGTGCGCTGCTGGCTGCCGCCTTCGCCGAGGCACGCGCGGCCGGAGCGAACGACTGCGTCGTCGATTGGCGGACCGCCTCGCTGCCGGCCGATCGAACCTGGACTGCGCTCGGCTTCAAGCCGACCGAATTCCGCCTGCACCGGCACATCGACGAGCGGATCGCCTGGGCCGGCGGCATGCCCGGTTAGACTGGCCGTCACCACCACCCGCCGCGACGAGGCAGACCGATGGATCCCTGGGCCCCGCTCGAGATTGAAGATCCCGAGATCTACCGCGTGGTTCGCGCCGAGGAGGAGCGGACGCGGTCGAACCTGGAGCTGATCGCGTCGGAGAGCTACCCGTCGCTCGCCGTGCTCCAGGCGACCGGCTCGATCCTGACCGGCAAGTACGCGGAAGGATATCCCGGGCGGCGCTACTACGGCGGCTGCGAGGTGGTCGACCAGGGGGAGGAGCTGGCCCGGGACCGTGCGAAGCAGCTGTTCGGGGCCGAGCACGTCAACGTGCAGCCGCACGCCGGTGCGCAGGCCAACATGGCGGTCTACCACGCGCTGCTCGAGCGGGGCGACACCGTGCTCGGCCTGGCGCTCGACCAGGGCGGCCACCTGACCCACGGATCCCCGGTGAACTTCAGTGGCCAGTACTACAACTTCGTCGCCTATCACGTGGACCGCGAGACGCACCTGATCGACATGGATGAGGTGCAGGCGCTGGCGCGGGAGCATCGGCCGAAGATGATCGTCACCGGCGCGACCGCCTACCCACGCTTCTGGGACTTCGCCGCGTTCCGGGCCATCGCCGACGAGGTCGGCGCCTACCTCATGACCGATATGGCGCATTTCGCCGGCCTGGTGGCAGCCGACGTGCATCCCAGTCCCGTTCCGCACGCTCACGTGGTCACGACCACCACCCACAAGACGCTGCGTGGGCCGCGCGGCGGGATGATCCTGTGCCACGAGGAGCTCGCCAAGGCGATCGACAAGGCCGTCTTCCCGGCACTCCAGGGCGGGCCGCTGGAGCACGTGATCGCTGCCAAGGCGGTCGCCTTCCGACAGGCGATGAGCGCCGAGTTCCGGCGCGACATGGAGCAGACCGTGGCGAACGCGCGCGAGCTGGCCGCCGGCCTGGTCGCCGCGAGTGCGGCGGTCGTCACCGGCGGGACCGATAACCACCTGATGCTGGTCGACGTGCGACCCCTGGGCGTCACGGGCAAGGAGGCCGACCTGGCGCTCGGCGAGGTCCGCATCACGGTCAATCGCAACACGATCCCGTACGACCCAAACCCGCCGATGGTGGCGAGCGGGATCCGGGTCGGGACGCCCGCGGTGACGGGCCGCGGCATGAAGGAGGCGGAGATGGGCCAGGTGGCCCAGCTGATCGTCGACGGCATCGCCGCTCGCGGCAATCCCGAGGCGCAGGCGGCGATCCGCGATCGCGTGGCGCAGATCGTCGATCGCTTCCCGGTTCCGGGCCTGCCCCAGACGCTGGTGGCCGGCCACGCAACCGCCTAGGAGCCGCGTCGCCGGCTCGATCGGGCTCCGGTATACTCGCGCCGTCCGACCGCTCTGAGTCGAACTGAAGATGGCACAGCTGACCCCGACCGGGCTCGTCAAGATCCTGGGCCTGGTGACCCTGATCATGGTGATCCCAATCGTGGGAGGCTCGGTAGCCGGCCTCATCCTGGATGGGGTCTTCGGCACCGGGCCGTTGCTGGTCCTCATCGGTCTGGCGGGCGGAAGCCTGATCGCGGCAATCGGTATCTGGCTCCTCATCCGCGCCGGTGCGCGGCGGGGCTACGGTAGCGGAACCAGCAATGGGGCCTGACCAGGGCAAGGGCGAGCGTCCGCCAAGCGCCAATTGGGCGGTGGCCTTCGACCTTGGCCTGCGGTTGGGGATCTCGGTCATCCTGGGCGTCGGGGGCGGCCTGCTGGTGGACAGCTGGCTGCGCACCAGTCCGATCTTCACGCTGATCGGGATGGTGCTGGGGATCGGAGCAGCCATGTACACGATCTGGGATGTCGCGCGGCAGAGCATGAGGAGATAGGCGCGCAGTGGTACACGTCGACATCGCAGCCGAGACGCTCTTCGCGATCGGGCCGCTGATCGTCACCAACTCGATGGTCGGGGCGCTCCTCGCATCGATCCTGCTGCTGCTCGCGGCCCGCTGGTTCACGCGTCGCTCCGGGATCGTGCCCAGCCGCGGACAGAGCGTCATCGAGCTGCCGATCGAGTTCCTGGCCGGGATCGTGCGTGGCACCGGCGGCAAGCGCTGGCGCCAGTTCGTCCCACTGATCCTCGCCATCTTCCTGTTCGTGCTGACGGCCAACTGGCTGAGCCTGCTTCCGGGGGTCGGCACCATCGGCCTCTGGGAAGGCGAGGGGGAGCATCGAATCCTCGTCCCGTTCGTGCGCGCGGGGGCCGCCGACCTGAACTTCACGCTGGGGCTGGCGCTCATCTCCTTCGTCGCGTTCATCATGTTCGGGCTCCGCGCCAACGGCGCGCGCGGCTACCTGAAGGAGCTGCTGATCGCCGAGCCGGCCTACATGACGCCGCTGCTGACCCCGATCCACCTGATCAGCGAGCTGTCCCGGGTCATCAGCCTCTCGATGCGGCTCTTCGGCAACGTCTTCGCCGGCGAGGTGCTGCTGGCCACCATGCTGGCGCTCACGACGGCGACCCTCTTCACCCTGCCGCTGGCCTTCGTCGTGCCGGGCGTCTTCATTGGCCTCGAGCTGCTCTTCGGGCTGGTGCAGGCGCTCGTCTTCGCGCTCCTCTCCATGACCTACATCACGCTGGCGATCGCGGAGCATCGCCAGCACGGCTCAGCCGACGACCATGCGGGCGAGGCGCCCGAGCAAGGCACCGCGCCGGCACACGGCGCGGCGTAAGCAACCACAAGGAGGAAGACCACTCGTGGACCTACAGCAACTCGCAGCCGGACTGGCCATGGGGCTCGGCGGCATCGGGCCCGGAATCGGCCTGGGGATCGGCTTCTCCAAGGCGATGGAGGCGATCGGCCGCAACCCGGAGGCCTCCGGAACGATCTTCGTGCCGTACATCCTGGGCCTTGCCCTGACCGAGGCGATCGGCATCTACGCCCTGGTGGTGTCGCTGATCATCCTCTTCGCCAGCTAGGACAAGAGCCGCCATGGCATTCTTTGAGGCATTCGGGGTCGACGTCTTCAAGCTCGCCTTCCAGATCCTCAACTTCCTGCTGATCCTGTACCTGCTCAACCGATTCCTGTTCAAGCGGGTGCTGGGACTGCTCGACGAGCGGCAGGGGCGAATCAGCAAGGGGCTCGAGGACGCGGAGGCGGCCGCGCGCGACCGCGAGCTGGCGCGGGCCGAGCGGGAGACTGCGCTCGACGAGGCGCGCAGTGAAGCGCAGACCATGATCGCCCGCGCCACGAAGATCGCCGAGGACTCGAGGAAGGAGATCGTGGCCGCCGCGCGCGCCGAGGCCGAGAAGGTGGCCGCGCGAGCGACGGAGGAGATCACCGCCGAGAAGCAGCGCGCGATCGCCGAGCTTCGCTCGCAGGTCGCCGACCTGGCGCTCGAGGCCGCCGGCAGGCTCGTCAAGACCGAGATGAACGCGCCCACCCAGCGGCGCCTGATCGACGAGTTCCTGGCCGAGGTCTCGCCCAGCGAAAAGGAGCGCAGCTGACCGATGGCCAGACGGGACACGTCCGCCCGGCGCTACGCGGAGGCGGCCTTCCAGATCGGCCGCGCCGACGGGACGCTCGACGCCTGGGAGCGCGACATGGCGACCATCGGGGCGACGATGCGCCACCCGGAGCTGCGGAGGCTGCTCCAGCATCCTGCCATCCCGTTCGCGGAGAAGGAGCGCGTGCTGCGCGCCGTCATGGGGCATGGGGTT of Chloroflexota bacterium contains these proteins:
- the rpmA gene encoding 50S ribosomal protein L27 — encoded protein: MAHKKAGSSSRNGRDSAGQRLGVKRGDGQQVNAGTIIVRQRGSTFNPGENVGMGRDYTLFATSEGTVKFSHATRRKKRVSVISSETTAA
- a CDS encoding TIGR03936 family radical SAM-associated protein, translated to MITRSTDQPRQRWQILFARRHPALRIRQAELLTEFERAFREAGLPLATSNAQHPRPRLKFAANLPVGIELRGEVLEAYFDDLVPIDRIQAAAELLPEGIEVVDAREVWHGFPSAASQLRAAEYEVEVRNGPELTSDALRGAVVRLLAARQLPGMRRRGESERRADAGPRDLRPLLEDAEVLEVDEEAHRGKLRLVLRLDASGAGRPEDVVGALDLPLRAGPAVRTRLLFVDTPPIAR
- the rplU gene encoding 50S ribosomal protein L21; its protein translation is MYAVLSSGGKQYRVEAGTTLMLERLDGRPGEAGAKVTFDRVLLIGDGDDVTIGTPTVAGASVSATVLGEALGPKLVIFKFKQKVKYRRRTGHRQHMTRVRIDTINPTAVRKPTAKADASEAPMKAGDVAEKPAARTARPRTRKVAVAEPAVEKAAEKPKARRAAKPKPKAEE
- the prfA gene encoding peptide chain release factor 1, with the protein product MIDRLRQIESTYDAVVAEMATPAAASDPARLQALGRELSRLEPVVEAIRAWSAVRDELEATRSMAHDPDEEVRAMAREELAALEAREQVIDQDLRRLLVPRDPNDDRDVILEVRAGTGGDEAALFAGDLYRMYARYAERRRWKFDLISVSEGGGGGVKEAIAEIAGQGAYSRLKFESGVHRVQRVPTTEAAGRIHTSTATVSILPEADEVEIQIPDKDLRIDVYRSSGPGGQSVNTTDSAVRITHLPSGLVVAIQDEKSQHKNKAKALAVLRARLLELEQSRQAEERGDQRRSQVGSGERAEKIRTYNFPDDRVTDHRVGVTVHNLPGLLEGDLDRLIEPLAEADQAARLARIGADDTL
- the prmC gene encoding peptide chain release factor N(5)-glutamine methyltransferase encodes the protein MTPSESVAGAVLPQASAGRLVAATAFSLRAAGIPSPRLDAELLVGHAFGRDRAWLHAHPDAELGPREASLLAGWIERRAAGEPIAYIRGFKEWLSLRIATDARALIPRPETELLVEAAIGEIAAHLVRGEETVQAWEVATGSGAVALAIALRFRTAIALGRLRLAASDLSAEALELASENLAAHGVGGTVTLACGDLLEPAALRDGRADLLIANLPYLTSAQVETGKGSLAWEPRRALDGGVDGLDLLRRLINDLPTAIASDGAALLEIGEGQAAPVREMLAALPSRTSVTTLLDLAGIERVVRVAFV
- the rpmE gene encoding 50S ribosomal protein L31: MKADIHPQYHQAQVHCVCGTTFTVGSTVESIRVEVCANCHPFYTGTQNIVDTAGQVERFQRRMERSQRES
- a CDS encoding GNAT family N-acetyltransferase, with amino-acid sequence MISTGLMKSPAYAITLPERFTDLPRDYAEELANPSARYWLAEEDGRAIGPAGLAPSDPGVMVPEGAWYLEDAKTDPAARGRGVARALLAAAFAEARAAGANDCVVDWRTASLPADRTWTALGFKPTEFRLHRHIDERIAWAGGMPG
- a CDS encoding aconitase X catalytic domain-containing protein gives rise to the protein MSLALDDRDRSILSGAAGDGAALAMRLVVRTAEVLGAERLIPITRAHVDSCLYHGEATIDFAERLIHGGAQVTVPTTLNVGGVDLLHPELWRGDPVIAERGRLLMGHYRSLGCQPTYTCAPYQLADARPSFGEQVAWAESNAIVFCNSVLGARTERYGDFTDIACAITGRVPDAGLHRTDARRAVLVLRLGPDVPAALLEDDSLYPVLGIVLGRRAGSRVGVVAGLPSGLSEERLKALGAAAASSGAVAMFHAIGSTPEAPTLDAALQGREPEEVLQVGMAELRSAHDELTTAQGGAPPETPIGTVSLGTPHASLGELRAVERELAGARPAPGVELLVSTARTLLAEAEGEGLAGRLRSLGVELLVDTCSYIAPILRPSPLPAMTDSGKWAFYAPGNIGVEVVFGSLRECVRSAVEGRVWRDADVWGTA
- a CDS encoding L-threonylcarbamoyladenylate synthase is translated as MADRLTGDQAGIARAAELLRAGELVAFPTDTVYGIGCRIGDPAALARIFTAKRRDPEKAIPWLVASRAEVAGSGFRVDDRALQLAERFWPGALTLVLPAVDGGATQAFRVPAHDVALSLLAATGPMAVTSANRSGEPETLDADDVAIAFADSEEPSAILDGGRVPGGVASSVLDLSGPVARMLREGAVSRAEVEGLIGPID
- the rpiB gene encoding ribose 5-phosphate isomerase B, which encodes MRVAIGSDHAGFALKGELCSLLDELRVEYRDFGTFSADAVDYPDFVAPVARAVSRGDYELGIVIGGSGTGEAIVANKVRGIRCVQATNPVVARLAREHNDANVIAFGARIIGTEVAKACLREFLSSQFAGGRHIARLEKLAKIEAEEAGR
- a CDS encoding DUF1385 domain-containing protein, whose amino-acid sequence is MRRHLTGWRWRLAPHLLFLVPELLAAAGPFVITSIARAGERPRFRMPDFFYGGQALIEGVMMRGRTTVAMSVRPPSGEIRTYSEPLPGAMARGRWVKVPFARGVLVLYEALVIGTRMLMRSAAIAAEGEDIQIGKGTMAVTMVISIGFAIGLFFVLPLFLSTFAERATTSDLLANLAEGGIRLAVFVAYIWLIGRMAEVRRVFAYHGAEHKAISAHEAQRPLTPGEVDRFSTAHTRCGTTFLLIVVVISIFFFGLIPRAGVPLPLLFLSRIVLVPFIAAFAYELVRFGASHYGNRVVRAIYAPGLWLQALTTRPPDHSMLEVSIASLESCLASDREAALPANP
- a CDS encoding DUF126 domain-containing protein — encoded protein: MKGMVLADGAARGQALVLDEPLSFWGGVDPASGAIIDVRHPQLGISLKGRVLVMSSVRGSSSSSSVLAETVRAGCAPAAILLGEPDLILAVGAAVAEELYGIRVPVLQLQLADLGAIPGGAAVSIGEGGEVTLG